CAAGTTTGTGTAGATATTTGATTCCAAAACTTGGTTACAATACAAGACCTCTTTCCTTTCTAAAGCTTGCCTCAATCTTCACCATACTgcttgttgaatattggcaatatcccacattaggaaaagatagaaatggagggggtttggtttgttatatatagaacccctccccctttggttgtatcatcccaaaatcttctcttttgtaatatttctagaggaaatattaatttggtagtgtccgaggacgtaagctaaattggccgaacctcgttaaaactctggtattttatttcttatttgtttgcttttatttaatagctttatgttggttatatttatttagttattattgctataaatatctaagtgagttctgtctagttgttgggttttaagcgggaccattgtgacccctccaatttaactgggaattttcttagtataattgttggcataataattatctaaatatttctgataatattgttattaatattatcgtcgcttccgcaacaattggtatccgagccaaggttttgtagtatgctctgtgtttgcagcttagtctgatcttacacatcagaaacatttcctaaagcttgtgggtattctgcatttggtggctattaagtagaagctatggcaaaaatgacagaagaaaaaccatccatatcaacaacttccacttcgtacattttgccgaggattggaactgcaaatacgagatttgtagtggaaatttttgatggaacaggtcatttcggcatgtggcaaagtgagcttctagatgccctctttcaacagggtctagatattgccattgaggaagaaaaaccagaaggggttgatgataaagaatggaagaccatcaaccgattggcatgtggtacaattcgatcatgtctttccagagagcagaagtatacattcagtaaagagacttctgcaagtaaattgtggaaagcattggaggagaaatttctgaagaagaacagtcaaaataagttacatatgaagaaaagactgtttcgtttcagttatgttcctggtaccacgatgaacgagcacattaccaattttaatcagctggtggctgatttgttgaatttggatgtgacttttgaagacgaagacttggcgttaatgttgttgggatcgcttcctgaggagtttgagtaccttgaaactactctacttcatggaaaatcggaagtaactttcaatgaagtaactgctgcattgtatagctatgaactacgccgaaaggataagttgaaaggttcaggtgaagcagcagtggaagcattggtaacaagaggtcgtcagcaaagtcagtctaaggggaagagaagaaagtccaaaggtcgagctgttgccaaagatgaatgttctttttgcaaagaaaaaggacattggaagaaagattgtccaaaattgaagaaaaagggaagactccgcaagatgcaaatgttgcagaatgcaatagtgaagcagagtcagacttttctcttagtatgacatcttcaacattatatgcagatgagtggatcatggattctggttgttcctatcatatgtgtcccattcgggaatggttctttgaatttcaaaaactagatgaaggggttgtttacatgggtaatgataacacgtgtaaaatagccgggataggttcaattaaactgaggagtcatgatggatctactagaattttgcgggatgtacgatatgtcccaaagttgaagaagaatctcatctctttggggtcgttagaatctaaaggcctagttgtgacaatacgagatggagttcttaaagcaacttcaggagcattggtgatgttgaaaggcataagaaagaacaatctgtattactaccaaggtagtacagtggtcgggacaacagcagcagcaattacgagtaccaagaaggacgctgaggcaacacagctgtggcatatgcgtttgggccatgctggtgaaaaatccttgcaaactctagccaagcaaggattattgaaaggtacaaagacttgcaaacctgaattttgcgagcattgtgttctgggaaaacaacgaagggtgaaatttggcactgggattcacaatactaaaggtattctggattatgtgcattctgatgtatggggaccgtccaagactccatcacttggaggaagacgttattttgtcacctttattgatgatttttccagacgagtttgggtgtttcctatgaagaacaaagatgaggtgcttgaagttttccttaagtggaaaactaaagttgaaaatcagacaggaaggaagattaaggttctccgatcagacaacggtggagaatataaaagcgatcctttcctgaagatatgccaagattgtggcatagtaaggcacttcaccgtaggtggaacaccgcaacacaatggggtggcagagcgtatgaatcgaacgcttgtggagaaagttcgatgtatgttatctaatgctagattagatagaaagttttggactgaggctgtgacgtacgctcaacatctcatcaatcatttgccatcatctgctataaatggcaagactcctttggagaaatggtatggaaaacctgctactgattatgacaccttgcgcatttttggttctattgcatattatcatgtgaaagaatcaaagttagatccaagagcaaagaaggctctattcatgggcttcaatgctggtgttaagggatatcgtttgtggtgtctagaggcaaagaagacgataatcagtagggatgttacctttcatgaatctgccatgttgaataaggtaaatccagaaggagtgagtagtacttcgcagcaggtggagtgtactccgcagcaggtggagtttgagcagagtgtggtaattccagcaaaaggtaccactagtgattcttcattggcagatgcagagtcagatgaggaagaggtttctacccaagaacctcaacagcaatcagagccaattgcagtcagaaggcagagacgagaaattcagaaacctgctcgtttcactgacatggtagcttatgcacttccagttgttgataatattccatccacttacaccgaagccattcagagtttagagaattatagatggttaggtgcaatggaagaggaaatgcaatctctagagaaaaacaagatgtggaagctggcacaactaccaaaagggaagaaggcgattggttgcaaaattgaagacactattgaagtttgtgttatgagaagatgttcgaagatgtggaatatcgccaaggtggagatttgttgaatattggcaatatcccacattaggaaaagatagaaatggagggggtttggtttgttatatatagaacccctccccctttggttgtatcatcccaaaatcttctcttttgtaatatttctagaggaaatattaatttggtagtgtccgaggacgtaagctaaattggccgaacctcgttaaaactctggtattttatttcttatttgtttgcttttatttaatagctttatgttggttatatttatttagttattattgctataaatatctaagtgagttctgtctagttgttgggttttaagcgggaccattgtgacccctccaatttaactgggaattttcttagtataattgttggcataataattatctaaatatttctgataatattgttattaatattatcgtcgcttccgcaacactGCTAACTTGGAGATGTGGATTTCTTTTGGGGGGGGGGAATGTGTATATTCTTCTTTCTTGCTTTGGCTGCTTCATATtggtattattattttaataaataatttatattttattgataAGCAATTGCTTAGTGGATTTAGTTTGAGCGGCCCAATTTCTAATCAATTTGGGTCTCGGCATGGTTTGCAAAATGGGTAATGGAAACCAACTTGGCCTAATTGATTAGAGTGAATTTTGGTTAAAAATATCTTCACATTAAAATGGGTTCTACACGCATGAATATTAGACTCTGAAATATTCAACAACAAACCCTTGCTTTAAAATTGGTTATGGTTCAAATACGATGTTAGTCCCTGTACTTGAatagaatttgagatttaatttatttatttttaaaagttaaaaattaagttttattttattgattttaaaatcTTGGTTTAGTTGTTAAAATGAGAagcattttttgttaaaatttgtcaatttaaaaCTGAGTTATCTTTTATATGATGAGACTTATGGTTGATAGTGACAAATTAATTATGGGGTtgagatttttaaatttaaaaaaatagggagattgaatttttaacttcTAAAGTACAAGATTAAATTTGACTAATAACATATTTGAACCcttaaaattttaggaaaaggAAAAGACTAAACAATAATTCAGGGTCTATAATGACATACAAGTAATTATATTGAACAAGtgtgtttaaaattttcattttttaaattacggtctttattaaaagaaaacatattcATATGTTCAACTAAATTAATTTAGCAgggagaaattattttgattggttaaattatgatattagtGTTGTGCTTATAGATTTAGGTcatgttttttaattttgaaaaattcatGGTTAAATTCGGCTATTTGTAAGTAACTTTTAGAAATGacataatttaatgattttaataacaACTATTTTATAGGTATAGAGGCTAAAACTTAACTAATTATAGTGACTAAATTCATAGAGTAATAGCAGAATTAAggttatttttctgttttatgatTTAGCTGCTCGTTTTAGACCTTTTAATTTGATAGTTCCAAGCTTGAACAGAAAAAGGCAAATGTAGGCGGCATCATGTCCAAAATTGTGGACAATCAGCTACCACTCAGACGTGtgttgtttaaattaaattaaaagaggtTTTCCCATTAATTGAGAAGATTCAGCCTGTTTTAGTCAAAGATTCATTCTCAGATTCCACAATTCTAGGTCTTTCTTTGCGTCCAATCTTTGTCTTGTTTCTTGAAATTAACAAGTTTGTGTTGTCAGATTTATGGCCCCAGGTAGTTGGTCAAAAAGATGAAACCAATTTTCGCTTTAATTCAACAAAAActgctttttttattattattttaattcgatTGAATCAACTTCCTTTGATGGCAGTTTGTAATTAAATCAACAATCATGGAGAAGTAGCATATGCTGATAGCGAGCAGTGTtgttaaaaatgatataaaaaatcaGTCTCTCtttgttataatgattcatgttGTAGAGTTAGAAGGGATTCAGAAAGATGAAAAGTGGGAATTTCTTAACAATTTGCATAAAGTGTTTGAACAAAAAATGATTATTTATTCATGCAGTGTAGGTATTAGTAATGGCAAGGATCATAATTGAAGGTGATGAAAGGAAAGAAATTGCGTGAGTATTATATTATATTCAAGCAACGATTATTTTAAATCAGCTTTTTCCCTTGATGGCGGTAAAGGAGTTGAAAAAGAGCCTTCACACTgctctcattttcttttataCCTCGCGTCATCAAGCATTTACATAAAGGCTTTTTCAGAAAGAGTTGCCCCCCTCCCCTACTCTTATATCATGTTCAATACCAACATCTTCTAAATTGCATTATTatgctttgtttctttttaaatatttttaattaaattttgtgtataataaattttgattttagggcatttaaaattttcaattaaaattttatttaatttttatatttattatatgagTGAgataaatattcattttcataTATCTTACATTTTCATTCACAAATCTATCCatgttaaaaagataaaatgatgTGTATTAATTCTCTTATTTGCAAGTCATTAGAATATAGTTCATGCGTATCTTCCAGTAAAAGAATCATAGAGATTTATATATTAGAAATCAGATTGTATTTTGGTACTTCTACTAAAAAATTGGATAAAGTAATCATTGTACGTTAGACTAAAAAACAAATTGGTCTTTctgataaaaattttatcaatctctactgttaaaaattgattcTTGTGCATTAACATTTAGtacatgtggcatgccacatgtcACTATCTAGTTATTCTCTTGGccactcaaaatttaaataatacaaatgaatgaattttttaatagaaaagaacaatttactttttaatctaacatGCAATGATTAATTGCCTATTTTTTGAATAAAGAGATGAGAATGAAATCTAACTTCAGTAGAAATAAAACAACAATTTACTTTTACCATATCTCCTTGTTTGATGATATGTTGCTAATGGtgatatacataaatatattaagaAGTGTATTGGGCTAAAACAGTTGACAAGATATTTgactttaaataaaaaagattgaatcAATCACCGAAATGGGACTTGCCTCAGAAACCACCATGCATGAGAATAAGCACGCTTCGGATCCTAAAGGTATTGACATCCCCACCACAATTGTCCCCAAAGAATTATCTACAGTCCTTTTATAGATGACAACACGAAACTTGTATAAATGTTGGTGTTGGATATATTGTTGAacataattatgaaattaaccGTATCTAATAATACTTATATTCTTCTAACGACATTTAAAAGGGGGGGGGGCAGGAAGGCTTAAATTGCATCAAATGATGACAAGAGGAATGGAAGTTTAAATTTGGTGGCCAAATGGAACGTCATATTTAAGCAGCCTATTGGATTAGAAAAGGATTCCAGCCTAACATCGCACGGATGCATGTTCTACCACTTGGGTGCCTACTTTTGCTTCCATCATCATCCCCACAAACAATGTCAAACCTCACTCGAGTCATTTTCGGATACGGATAAAATGATACTTGAAAAAACAAATGAACGTATTCATGGTTATAAATTCGACTACAGAAGCTGGGTTATGTGGCAGATTTGAGGGCAACTTGGCTGATACGCCAGTCCCTGTTACTGGAAGAATCGAATATCAAAACATCATTGTATTTTAGGCTCAATACTCTTTTATAGTTTGCTAACACGCATCGTGCCTGCCTTCTTCATGAGTTCAGAAGCTGATTCTCTCACAGCATTTTACCTCCAAATTAATTAGTATTACATTGTAACGAGTTTGAAATGGGGTAGTAGACTTCCCACTGCCACTAGCAGTAGTGCCCAAGAATCTCAACTACATCAGCTACTGATCTGATGTAATCATCAAATCCTAAAATTATTCTTCATTTTTTGTTCCAAGTTCCAACCCCCCCAAATTGCGGGGATTCTTAAATTCTTATTCAGTGATTAACACGAGATTCCTACCAGAGGGCTGCAATGATTCATGGATCCCTACATTAAGGCTAACTATGAATATCTAACCCACTTGCAGTAAGAATCTCCACATACTCAGCCGCCCCACTgtcaatttttaaaagtaaaaaaagaaacaaatatctACTGCAACGATAATAATTTAGTATCAGAAAGTTTCGTGAAAGAACTCTGCGCATACAAAGAAGGAAATAAAAGTGCATGTGTTTTGAAGCAAGAAGTTTTATTGGAAAAAGATTAATCAAGTTTCCACGCAAGCTTATTTAGCTGTCTAATTTTTTAAAAGCCAAAATACTGATATGTTGTTGTCTGATTGAGACATGGTCGGAATCATGATCTTCCATCCCCAATTTCAAATGTTTGGGTTCCATAACATGCATTACAATATGTGTTTTGGCTGGTTGAGATATATAACCTGGTGCTCGTGAAAAATATGAAACGAGGGTCCTAATCAATTAATAAGGGGCAAAACAGTGACCCTCTTTATCCACAATATACGCCTAAAATTTCCGAGAAACACTCGCCCAAGTTTCTGTCTCTCTCGTGCGATTTTGTGTGCAAATTGGCAAATTTGACGGGGCATGTGAATTTGTGAGGTTAATGTCTTCTTTCTAGTTCCACTCACCCCACCCAACACTCCAACAGGCTGTTGCCCTGCAATTCgtgggttttcattttttttttctcttttaacttAATATTGTTCCAGCCTAGGTGAAATTAGGTAAAACCTTCTTAATAATATTAActtcaatatttaaatttaatttaaatactgTGAAAGCAAATCCATCTTCACTTCTTACTTCTACTAATCACTTGAGGatacattgaattttttttcctataTTTATAATGAGAGAAGAAATAATGTTTTCATAATTACATCTGTAACCAAATTAAtcaaatcattaatttttttctaaacacAATGTTACTTAAATCATAAATGTGTTTAATTCTCAATGTcttttaaattaatgaattatatGCCTTCTAAATCATAATTGAGATACTGGAAATTTGAAATTCAaccactaaaataaatattaacaattttaattcaagtaaataatataattaatctgTAAGCATATATACAAAATctaattaaacaataaatatattaacaaagtccataattaattaaacaataaaaaaagtcTATATCTTGATGTGAATTTCTTTAAAACAAATTAAGTTGGTAACTTCATTCCAgcattttttttttaagtcttaAGCTTCACATCCAAATTTAgtgtaaaatatatttattctatTGTTTTAAGAAGGtgtaatgataaaatttagtctctaaatatttatattttttgccaatttgatatttattctatttttaattaaatttaaacattaatCTTTTAGAAtgagttaaattatttttatttagcgGAAATTaggattaaaatatttaatttttaacaatgtTAGTGTGGCCAGTTGCGTAATAGTTCACGAGCACTTCACATTAACatgacaatatttattttatgttttatatcaataaataatttaaaattataaaaatttaaaaaaactttaaaattaaaaaaaaatcacaattagACCTaagcttaatttttaaaaatttaaaaaatataataattctataaagttaaaaaaaaatcaatattgataatgatttttaaaaataaagttataaACAATTAGGCCCTTTTAATGGTAATGCTTAAAACTTTGAAACTTCAACTTCTTAAGTATAAgtctcattttttttataaaattatgtatgaattctcgatttatatatttttgagtttataTCTTATAGgggattgaaataaatatattatcaataaaatgattatatattaacttaataataattagaATATTTTTGTAACTAATTAGATGtttattgtaaaaattattgaagataaaaaatagatagaataagtaattaaataattaaatacaaaaataaataattaataaagggTAACATTATCcctttattaaaaattcatttaataaatcttAGGAGGTTagtataatttaatcaaatttcataGGCAAGTGGATATTTTTAAGGTAACTGTGTTATTAGTCATTATATGGTAGGTAAATATTGAAAATTGTtactatacttttttttattgatatttattattatattttgaaattatgagtaaatttttcattcaactcttatgtgattgaattttacCATTATGCTTTGaattaaatttttcattcaactcttatgtgattgaattttacCATTAtgctttgaattttattaaaattttacgccaaatttaatttttttaattaaaacttaccactcaatattaattttgatgatttaaaaataaaggtctttcaaataaattattaactaaattagaattcctatttaatgaaataaaaactcaaatatatatatattataaaataaaaaatagtttattttatgaaataatcattttatttaattttaatattataataattagcatattattgttaaatattaaagtaaaatataaaattgtgtattcaaatgatagcaaaatttaataatttttattttattttaatcaattaaatgtAGAGttacaaaattcaatataaagtTAAAGTATAGTGATGAATTTATCTCTAATTCATAAGGAAAATGAGAAATATCAAGTAAGTGAAGTAAAGTGGTAAATTTGCACATTTGATCCTATATTTTAGAAAtgcatattaaaatttaaaatattaaaatcatcattgttcattaaaataataataaatttaaagatattcttgaatacaatatatatatatatatatatataaggattgTAAGAAAGCTTTTTAACCACTTCTTAGTTAACAAGCCTTGGTAAAAATATATtcctttatttttcacaaataaatatcaattttatgcaaaatttcCCGTTGATTTggtattatttttaaactattaattagtatgtattattttaattaattgggATTTCAATTATAACTAAGAAACATAATATAAAAGATTCTCATTTTCGTAAGTTCATAATTTATCACAGGACCAAATTTAGCGTAGATTCTTTAAACATTCTCCTCAAACATTGGACTATAAATAAAGATCCTCTCACCCACCACCACCATCTCCCAGCTTCTCTCTTATACAAAACTCTCCTTTTCTATTCCTCATCAATGGCGCTCCGGAAAATTCTTGGGAAGCGTCCCTTGAGCTGTTATGGAATCACCTCATCCGGCTTGCCCACCGGTAGGGATTCTTCGACGGTCTTCACCTGAGGCCTTTGGAACAGCCGTCGCCGGGATTTCCGAAGATCTTCTCGGTTCCTGTGGGTGAAAAGTTGATAGAAAAGCTTCGAGGCATAAACATTTCTGGAAATCAGCTTCGGTTGGAAGGAATAACTCAGCCTCGACCTCTACCAATGGATGCCAGGGCTAAGGTTTCTGTTGAAGATGCGAGGAAGCTATTGAGGGCTTCTCAAATCCAGAAGCTTAAAGCGAAGCTAAGAGAGATTCCAAAAAGTTCGATTTCTTATTACGAGTTTGTTCAGATCTGCCTTGATGGATGTGGAAATGAAGCTCAAGGTTTAGAACTAGCTAAAGTGCTGGATCATTCGGGAAACGTCATCGTTTTAGGGAACGTCGTTTTCCTCCGCCCCGAAGAGGTATAAAATTTCTCTCcctccattttatttattttaggaattattctttaatatattttcagtGACTGTGTCAAtaaaagcttaaaaataaatataaataattcattaCTAGTCTTCCAAACTGTTTGGAGGAGTGCAATGCACGCGCTGTTGCGAAGTGGGTCTGGTTCAGCCGAATGGTCAGCTCCAGAGGACAGTCATAGTAAGCTAAACGAAGGCTTTTAAATGACCATTCTAATTTCTAAAACTCTAAAATTAGGTTCATGAATGACTAACCTAAAGCATGGGGGTATGAAATGAATATTGACTGAGTTTTATTCCCACAGTTGGCTAAATCAATGGAAAGCATGATTTCGGAATCGATGGCCCTCCCAGATGACCCAAGAAGAAAAGAGCTGGAAGAAATGGG
The sequence above is drawn from the Gossypium hirsutum isolate 1008001.06 chromosome A05, Gossypium_hirsutum_v2.1, whole genome shotgun sequence genome and encodes:
- the LOC121228878 gene encoding calcium uniporter protein 4, mitochondrial — its product is MGLASETTMHENKHASDPKEAGLCGRFEGNLADTPVPVTGRIEYQNIIGFFDGLHLRPLEQPSPGFPKIFSVPVGEKLIEKLRGINISGNQLRLEGITQPRPLPMDARAKVSVEDARKLLRASQIQKLKAKLREIPKSSISYYEFVQICLDGCGNEAQGLELAKVLDHSGNVIVLGNVVFLRPEELAKSMESMISESMALPDDPRRKELEEMGKQKAEIDKKAKAQVRGELYCGLGFLLLQTLGFMRLTFWELSWDVMEPICFFVTSLHFASAYGFFLTTSTEPSFEGYFQRRFKTKQRKLIKAHSFDIEKYNKLRQALYPNISNVLPSLERCSSTTLKHEDEAFL